Within the Taeniopygia guttata chromosome 1, bTaeGut7.mat, whole genome shotgun sequence genome, the region aattttcttctcttgacCCTTAATAAATTCATTTGGTCTCTGTCATGTGCAGTAAGTATTACTATGCAGTTTTCCATCTTTCTAAGTGGCATGAGAGCCAGATGTTTCAATTAAAATCTACTCCAAGCAAATGCAGctattcttttttccttttatcctgTTGCCTGACACTTATGCTCAGCAAGCTTTTTTTACAAGATTTTTGTTTCACTTGCAAATCTATATTTCAACATTCTGCAGTATTTTTTGCTAATGAGAAATACCTGATTTCTCATTAGTATCACCAATCTCTACAGTTTTGAGCAACACATTTTAACAAGATACCAAGATATGTGTTATGTGTGCATTAATTTGCTAAGGGTCATTTCTCTATTTTCCCTCTTAGTACAGGCTGATCAAATGTAGGTATCTGAAAGCACATTGAAAGTACATATGTATGGACTTTAAGAATTTATTATGAAAGTATATATGACTAATATTTTACAGCAACTATAaacagaaagtaatttttctaaataatatGTCAAACATAGTTAGAAAATCTGCCATCTATCATATTTGGCAGGGTTGGGGCTTTTTTCAAGCTTTTGCTTAGAAAATTGACAAGGCTAATTGACCTAATGATTTCTAGTTCATTTGACTTACTGCTACATAATTATATTAGGACCAGACATTAAAACAAGCAAGTGTTACTTGTTCTGCTACCCGAGGCCTTCCACTTAGCTCCATGATCTCTGAAAGTCATCTAGTATGTGTTGTGATAGGGATTTTCATTTTGTACATTTGAGTAAAATCTGTGTTAAAACTAATAGGTCCTGTTTGAAAATAAGTGGTGAGACTGAGAGATTTCTtccatgtccttttttttttttcttaaagtagTTTCATAAGTTTATTCTATTACTGATTTATGTTTCTTTGATTTCAAAATGCTTTCActttgcagtgctgcaggcCTGCTTGCAACTGATTGCTGACAGCAAAAGTGATATTCAACAGAAAGGTAAGAATATGTGCCATGATTTATAGTTAACTATTCAATGGGATAACTTTTTCAACATATGTTACCTAATTTCAAAGTAGTAACTGAGCTTTAACagcaaatttaaaaagaaaaataaaaaatttttttaaaaccccaacaaaaaaaaaaaaaaaaaaaatcaaaaagcaacAAGGAGGTCCCTGCATCTGGAAGGTCCCTGTATCTGAATGGGTCTTGCAAATATCATCTTTTCAGTGGGGAAATCCACCTAGTAAGACTGGAAATTCTATCTAGAATTCATCTTAGTTAATTGTCAGcaggtgaaaaagaggaaaataaccTTTCCAATCACCCAAAATTATTCTGTCTTTTAGATGATTCAAGCATTGTCCCTTGGCTCCTGAGCTTTAAACGTGGAACAGCTCTGGAagaacaaggaaataaaatagtGATCAAGGAAACAGGTTATTTTTTCATATACGGCCAGGTGAGAAAGCTCAATTCACTTCAGCACCTGACTTTTGTAAGGATTTTTAATGCCTCCatacaataattttaaagttttcaccTCTTCTTTCTCTAGGTTTTATATACAGATACAACATTTGCTATGGGACACTTAATACAGAGGAAGAAGGCTCATGTGTTTGGTGATGATCTCAGCTTGGTGACATTGTTTCGCTGCATCCAAAATATGCCACAGTCTTATCCAAATAATTCTTGCTATACTGCTGGTAAATacctacattttctttttctttgtttgcaaaTAAGCTGTATCAAATAGAATCTGTAGCGCTGGGCAATTGTATTGTAGCAGCCATAAAGAACAGGCTCTTCATTCATGGATCTGGCTAACTGAAAAGTTACAGAATACtttcagaaaatacagttttatataaaatatcagCAACTGGAGATTATGCATCTAGCTTGGTGAGCTGAACAATTTTGCTCTCTCCATTGTCTCTGTAATGTGGTTAGACATTTTGGTGCTTTCAGTTAGATGCCTGAAGCAGGCAAGAGGAATACCTACTGTCCTCTTTGAAGAACTCAGTTTAACTTAGGAGGTGAATTACACATTTAATCATCCCAAGAAATATTAAGGTGCTATAGTCTCCTTTGAAATGTCATGTATGGATTTTAGCCATGCAATACCCTACAGTGATATTTCTGCTCCTTATAAAGGCTACTGGATTTTTAGTCTTTGGTTTGATGACAAACAGTTAATTCCTATTAGGTGGTCTTTATGACTGCACAAATTAGAAACAGCACAAGaccaattaaaatatttaatgcaaGTCCAGCAGGCTCAATGGTCAATATATGTGTATATTCCTGCAGTACCATTTAAGGAATTAGTGTCAAGGCCTGTAAAACCCCATATATCATCTCTTAACTGCCTGTCTTTGCACCTTAATGGTGGATTTGAGGGTTTTCTCTTTGGTCATTTTCCAGCAAGTTTTTTTTCAATGCCTTATGAAAAAGTAGCTGACACTGAGGGATGGAGCTGACTGTCAGCAAGTAGTGACATCAAACAAATGGATGTGGCAggaagctattttttttccaaataaaaataaattctaactaactaactaactaatgAACTAGATACTTTTTCCCAGCAATTGAGACTGTCCAAACATTTCCCTTGATTTTTTGCACCTTCAGTCACACATTCTGGAAACATAACCACCTTCAATTTCATCTATATTCTGATTTTACCCTTGTATTACTGCTCTCCTTACCTAACTATGATTCCTGCTTCCCAAACTCACAGTGTTCTGTTTTCACTTGTTGAGCATGTGTCACAGCAGATATTAGATGAGTTCTCAGCTCAGCGGCTGCAGCTCGAAGGGGACAAGCTCTTGGTTATCATAtcagctgatgtgtggctggCAGGATGCAAACTTTTGTGCTCTGCAGTTGCAGTGGATCAGCTGATGTCTGGTAACTTCATTAGGTTGGTAAAGCTCATAAGAGCTCCTCCAGAAGTGTGGGAACAGAGTGGTCTGGAGCCCGTAATACTCAATGCTGATTTTGACTGTTTCATCACCATAACATGAGGAACCTTGGTGCACCACTGTTAGAAattttttgctgtgtttgctgAAGTGAACTGTGCTATGCTGAGTGCAGTGTGGAAATTAAGTCCATCTTCACAGAGGATGTTAAGTGTCAGCTTTAGATAGGCTGCAAACTCTAAGATTGTACCTAAAGATAAAAACCCTCATCACAAGTAACAAACCATACTTACATTTGGAAGATGACACATAATGACTTTTGAGTACCATTTATAAAGTAGTGTATTTgagatattaactttaaaatattccaatttttttaCCAGGCATTGCAAAATTAGAAGAAGGGGATGAACTTCAACTTACAATACCACGAAGAAGGGCTAAAATATCCTTGGATGGAGATGGTACTTTTTTTGGTGCAGTAAGACTCCTCTGAAGCCcttcatttctgtttttatgCTTAATGCCATTTTCTTCTCTACCTATTCCTTTGtcagaaaaaatactgaattgtAATAAAGCTGCCAATTCAGCCTCTCCCAATTCACCACAGGCTTCTAAGAACTTTCTTCACTTTAATATGCAAACCCAAAACAGGAAACATACCAGACATACTTGTGATATAACCACCAGAAAGCCAATTTGTTTTAGACAATGGGAGACTCAAGATAACAACTATAAAGCAAGGAGGTTTTGGCTTTAAAACAATTTGTTGTTGTTTAGCAAACCAAAGGAGGAGTTGACCAAAAATAACAGCATGACCAGGACCACAGACTATCAAATTGTTATCAACTGAAAAGGAAATCTAAAATAAAAGTGCATCCTAGATTTGCATTATATCATCAACAaagtatttaatatataaaCTGTGGGGAGAAAACATTGAACAGTACATTCCTTACCACAAAATGAAATTGTTAGGTGGGTTctgagttttgggttttttttcctttccccaaagATAATGGGGAAGGAAAAATTCTAAATGTCTGGgataatgaaaacaaatatacAGAATTATAGCCATTGTCTCGCTTCTTCCCTGTGAACAGAAAGTGAATAAATTACTACAATCTATTAGTATTTACTAATTAGAATTAATCTTGCTGGAAAAAGGACTTGTAAAACACTTCAACAGCTCAATCTTCAAAGCATTGCTTCTCATCAAGGTATACGTGTACACTTCTATGTAAAGAAGGCTGGCACAGGAAGAAGCACAGTGCAATTAGACACAATACCATGGCTGGAATTGGATTTATAGCTCCATAATTTCTGCAGTCATATATagatgtgtgtatatatatatatatatatatatatacactatgTACACATATCTGTATATATTTGAGAATATGTATGCACACACTGGTCTTCAGCATTTGGGAatagaattttttcttcttttgagcAGTTTATCCAATGGATATACTacttcatatatatttttttttttatttcccttgcTTCTTGCTATGATCCATTCTATGAAAtatagtaaaaagaaaaatccaataGATCTGGGACCAGCCATGCAATCAAAAAAATACACTTGTATCTCAGAGgctttttctgcagttttgaaTATAGTGCTTAACTCTGTTTTACAAAAAATATCCAGATCTGTAGAAAGAATAAACAGatgtcctttttccttttcttctgtctgGCTGCTTTGTTCAGTAGATAGtatttatgccttttttttatcccaaatatTGTATGGTCCAAGGAGCTATTCTGTTTTTCCCCTGCTCTTAAAGAAGCATAGAAGTGCTACTTGGAATAGATAAAAAGTAAAACCCTAAGTAATGAATTGcactttatttgaaaaatagtttttaggACCAGAGAATTGTGTTATATAAGCTTACTTAGTAAAGAAAAGATGCTCTGCATATTGCAGTTTCCTTGTCTGTTTTTATGAATTGTGATTTGATTAATTTCTCATGGTGAtagataataaataaaagagaTTTGGAGCTCAGAATTATGGTAAACtaataaaacaattatttcatCTTCTCTGGGCTTTGGGAAGACATATCAGCAATAAGCATATGTTTATTGGATTTTTACACTGGGATTTTTATGAGGCTAAATTACAGTTTCAAAATATctgcaagtattttttttaaaaagtctttatttATGTGTTGTGGAGCTGAAGCTGCAGatgcttattttttcttttgggtttttttttttttttttttttttttttttggtctttattattattattaatattttatgtgctgaatttgccaaaaggcattttaaatCCTATACAGGAGCCCTCCATTTAACCAAGGTTGTATAATGCTGCATATAGGTAAAAGAACTGCTAGCACACAGCGAGTTGTCTGTTATTACTGAAGTACATGAATGATGCCCAGAATGTCTCATCAGAGATTTGATTTTTAGTGTTG harbors:
- the TNFSF13B gene encoding tumor necrosis factor ligand superfamily member 13B; translated protein: MKSVDCVHVIQQKDTASSPSAPPGAVSGTTGLFPVTFLWLAMLLSSCLAAVSLYHVIILKTELEALRSELIYSIQARSPLDQPLVSPDENKAGTPVSSFLQVSAAGSRQESRLAGTGTAESFQKEIWNRSRNRGRRSVVNTEEKVLQACLQLIADSKSDIQQKDDSSIVPWLLSFKRGTALEEQGNKIVIKETGYFFIYGQVLYTDTTFAMGHLIQRKKAHVFGDDLSLVTLFRCIQNMPQSYPNNSCYTAGIAKLEEGDELQLTIPRRRAKISLDGDGTFFGAVRLL